A single Pieris rapae chromosome 2, ilPieRapa1.1, whole genome shotgun sequence DNA region contains:
- the LOC110995316 gene encoding uncharacterized protein LOC110995316, producing the protein MQLCLILIATGCAIINASPSNMAKLSAIKFPEHIDDDVPEPCRNLTYCTIPPKNYPFKEFNEMFKYYKPVPQPKLVLSPVTINTRGEFDDDCETKITYDPLYKVREKRGNEWRNVIQASEHDYIQSVRLEICQNTEASCFSNLEELQDSYSTFCFQKYNVWKVLVEKPGHAPEEIEAELPVCCSCHYKSKPLTSL; encoded by the exons atGCAGCTCTGTCTTATTTTG ATTGCGACCGGTTGCGCTATTATCAATGCCTCACCTAGCA ATATGGCTAAGTTAAGTGCTATAAAGTTTCCGGAGCACATTGATGATGATGTACCAGAACCATGTAGAAATCTCACCTATTGCACAATACCACCGAAAAATTATCCATTTAAGGAGTTCAATGAAATgttcaaatattat aaaCCTGTCCCACAACCAAAGCTAGTCTTATCACCAGTTACTATTAATACGCGAGGAGAATTTGATGACGATTGCGAAACGAAAATAACT tatgACCCCCTGTATAAGGTGCGTGAGAAGCGTGGTAATGAATGGCGCAATGTGATACAGGCGTCTGAACACGATTATATACAGAGTGTTCGCTTGGAGATTTGCCA AAATACGGAAGCGTCATGTTTCAGCAATCTAGAGGAATTACAGGACTCCTACTCAACCTTTTGCTTTCAAAAGTACAATGTTTGGAAGGTGTTGGTGGAAAAACCGGGACATGCACCAGAAGAGATCGAGGCAGAGTTGCCCGTGTGCTGCTCTTGTCATTATAAATCGAAGCCACTGACAAGCCTGTAA